One Gadus chalcogrammus isolate NIFS_2021 chromosome 7, NIFS_Gcha_1.0, whole genome shotgun sequence genomic window, CCGCGGTTTGCAGAGGTTGGCTCGAGCCAAGGCAAAACGACTTGGCGCACGCGATGCATTCGATCTTGTTTGAAGCCGCAAAGAAAACAGCTCACTCCTCATAACTTTCATCCTCGTTCTCAGCGCTTCGTTTTCTTCACGGCTCTGAGTTATTTGTAACTGAAGAGTAGCCGACCCTTCCGAGAACAGTTGGCTAATTTCAGATACAGCCGCTTTCGCAAGCACGTCCATTATGGACGAAAGCTGTTCTTCAAAAGTTGAGCCACACGGTGACATGTTTATTGACATATTTTACTCGAATACTGGCGAGAGGATACAGTTACTGACATCAAAATGAACCCTGTGATGTTGATTTATCGCAGACGGCTTGCGCCCAAAGGCCTCTTCCGGTATAATACCGTAACTACTGGAAAACAACATCGATGCGCAAATGGGAGTACGTATACCCCTGGAGGCAATGACCTCCCTCGAGTGAGAGGTTATTCCTTATGCAGTGGCTGAGTATTGACATTTTCTGTTGTTGAGTGCAATTATCATGGCAAGCTGAATATTTACATGCAATTATTAGTTTTGTAAATAATCTCTAAAGATGGAATGTGATATCTGCCTGAATTATCAACCACATTATTCTCACTGTCTGAGAAGCCGTAAGAGTCTAGTATGCGCctaaattgtgtttgtgtgttttccctTATTGTGTGCTTGTCCAGGGCCAGTCCACAGGTGACAGCCAGTGCGCAAATTGTAGGGTGGGCACTGTTATACTCATGTAGACCACTTCTATGGTAATGAGGGCATTCAACTCTTCTAAAGTTATATGTTTGGAGGGTCTAGCCCACCCAGAAGTAATGGAATTGGTGGGTGATTTAGGGGTCTAGCAAACTTTGGAATCAGCTTAAGTCAGTGTAGTGGTATATCAATTATAACTATTATATACAATTAAacatattaaccttgtttatataattggTCAATTTTTAAGGAACTGTATAAATTCCTTGGACTTAAAGATACCTGCCTTCCTCTCCCTGAGATGTTCAGATAGTTAACAATTGCATTCCCACTCTAGCCACAAAGTCTAATACTAAGGCCATGCCAATCAACTGACTTCATCattgtgtagattcctttaaaTGTCTTGCAGCCATGTCCACTTCACCCATAGTGTATTTCATTTTAACTGGTCCCTCCCACCATGGCCAATCCTAAATTCTCCGCGATGGTGAAGCCCCACTCACCATTGTTTCCTTTGTATCAACCCACGATGTGAAAGTTTCCCAATAAGAAGCATGGGAAGTCATTGTCTCATTGAATGTAtgcttggtaactttgctgcctataccttcccatgatcatgctttcAAATTCAATTAAATATCTTGCTATCCTAAGATTCCTAAAAATAAGTTCATCACAGAGGTATCaattattaacaaaaaaaacaaatatatattatatatacaaatatcaaAAGGTTTGAAAGCGtcattaatcgtgattaaaaaCCTTAACGCAGTAATTTCATCACATACAGGATTAAAGTGTCAAAGCATGCCCTTGTGCTGCTTGGACATGTGGCGACGCAAACTGCTGGCGCGATTGTAGCTGACATTGCACTGGTGACACACGctgggcttctccccggagtgaatcCTCTTGTGGATCTTCAGGCTACAGCTATGattgaagcgcttcgtgcattggtcacacctgtaagGCTTCTCCCCTGAGTGAATACTCATGTGCTGCTTCAGGTCGTAGCTCCGCCTGAAGcccttcatgcattggtcacacctgtagggcgtCTCCCCAGAATgaatcctcatgtggatcttcaggctaAAGCCCGAACTGTAGACCTTCATGCATTCGTCACACCTGTAGGACTTCTTCCTGGATCGAGGTGGACCGAACTTGTGACTGGGCATGTGGGAAGAGCCAGGGGCGTCCGGATGCAGACTATCCGAGGTGGCGCCTTGCTGTGTGCTAATGTCATTGCAGTCTGctgcagagaggaaaacaaagacagagagttAGGAATTGTATTAATTCATTATTACTTTGTCCACACTTACCATCAAGGGTTTAGATTGTGTACTGCAATCAACCACACGCCCACTCACTCGTTATAAATTCCCTGGCTCTCCTTTACACTAGGGGCCTGGGTGGGTAAACTCCAGAGGGACAGATTCTGGCAGTTTAGTTCCCACATACTGCCCCTCAGGGTGTAATCCGGAGGATGTCTGGCTTAAAGTGCATGTGTGAGAGGGCTACCTGTACATTTATCAGCTAACATTTAGACGTTttcaattaatttattatttgaaaatgATAAAACACCACATGTGGCATCGGTCTTAATAACCTATTGGGCATTGAGgagtttttcattttttaaatgcTCTCAAGGTTTACTCATGTTTTAGCAGGGCTCTGGTCATTTCAAAAGAGGTCCAGGCTTTCAGCACAGGAAGAATCGAGTAAATTCTAAGTGGATCCAGGTCCTTTGCTTGCTTGCATGGCTGCAATGGTTATTACTTACCTACAGGTGGGATGCATCCACCAATACCCACTTCTTCCTTGATCAAAATGTTGTCTGGGGTCTCCTGCTTTCCACATTAagagggaaaacacacacacacacaacatattcTTGCATTTGCACAGAAAGTTGTCAATCCCCATGGAAaattgaatcataaaggtgttTGCTCTCTATGGTATGTGCTTGAGTTGTAACAGAGTAAGCCTCACTTTTGGATGGTAAATGAGTAGGGGAATTTTCAACCTGAACAGCCAGCTCCTTGCGGCAATCCAACCACGCGCCACagtccaggctcttggccacgctgttaTGTGCAGACAgagagttcagggcctccagttCGGATGCGGTGAAAAGGGTGTCATGGCCTTCCACCACTAGTTGCCCCCCTCCTTGTCGGTGGACACTCAGGATCCGCAGCTCCGTGTTTTGACTGGACAcatgggaggagccaggggcgtccacatgcaGACTCTCCAAGGTGGCTCCGCTCTGCGAGAtgcggtctccaaaggcatcgcagtcttctgaaAAAAGAAGACAGTCATTATTTGAACAAAACTGTACTTTGTAGAAGCCTACGGTACTATTTAAAAATAGAATATGTAACGTTGACAGACTTCAGGTTTAAAATATGTACATCAGACACAAATTCAGTTTTGAAGAGAcacgtctcctccagccccctccTCCATAGACATGAAGCTCAAGCGGGTGTCCAGTTCAAAGACAATGAACAAACACCAGTGCAAAATGAGCTGAGCACAAAATTACATGTAAGACAAGAGACAACGTGCCTTTCCCTGTAAGCTGATCATCGAACATATAAACGTTTTGAATTTACATACGTTTGAGAATGAAAAACCAGGTCATGTGGCCTGACCTCCGTCTTGAACCCCTTCTGTGCTCTTGACTGTTTCCAACTTTGAAATGTAACTCACAAGTGTTTCTTGTGTTTTATCAGGGCCTTTTGGTGCAGGTAGAATCAAGTATGCAGCCTAGACTCTGCTGCAATACGTATGACTCACCTGCTGGCCTGCATCCACCGATATCCTCTTCAATCTTGATTAGAATTATTCCGGGGGTCTCCTGCTTGTCGTAaagagggaaacacacacaagacatctTCTTGCATTTGCACGGAAAAGTTGTCAACCCCCATTCTAGAGacattgaatcataaaggtgtgttctttctatgtgtgtgttgtgcctaCCTCTGCTGGACTTGTAACTGACAAAGCCTcacttttggatggtgaatgaaaAGGGGGATGTACAACCGCCTTGTGGTCCATCGGGGGCTTTGggcctgatgatgatgatgatgaatacaTTCTTGATCAAGACAATTCAGAATTCATGAAATGGGCACATCGTCAAATTATATTAGACATGTGTTGTGAAATAACCTGCTTCTCCGATATAAATCTTTAGTAAAAGTTCATAATGAATCATGATTGTTATTATACACATTTCCTTTTAATACAAATGTAACAATTAATAGTACCCCCCGAACTGTCCGGTTTCCACCCAATATTCGGAACACAACTCACCATTTTCCAATGATTTAGTCCGTAGTTTGCTGATGTTGGCTCGGGCCAGGGCAAAACCACTTTCCGCACGCGATGCATTCGATCTTGTTTGAAGCCGCAAAGAAAACAGCTCACTCCTCATCaccttcatcctcatcctcagcaATTCGTTTTCTTTGCGGCTCTGAGTTATTTGTAAGCGAAGAGAAGCCGACCCCTCCGAGAACAGTTGGCTAATTTCAGATACAGCCGATTTCGCAAGTACGTCCATTATGGACGACAGCTGTTCTTCCATAATTGAGCCGCATGGTGACATGTTTATTAACCTATTATACCTCACTACCGGTGAGAGGTAACAGTTACTGATATCAAACGGAACCCTCTGATGTCCCTTTATCCTAGAACGGCAAGCGCCCAATGGCCTCTTCCTGTATATTACCGTAAATACTGGAAAAAAATATCGATGACCAAATGGGAGTACGCGTACCCATAGCGCGTAGCCCTTAGGGGTACTTCTGACAGAGTACTGAGGGGGTAATCCTAAGAAAATTCGGAGAAATTAGCACAGGCCCATGTTTTTCACTAAATTGTGAGTATTTGTAGCCTGTTCATGTTTACCCTGCCAAATAGAACGCCTATGCATTATTTAtggtcattaaaaaaaaaaaaaccaaaacaccaaaaaaatATCCCAAAAATATTTAGTGCTTGTGAAGGGGGAACTCAGCCGAAAAATATCTTAGAAGGGTTACACTTTTAGAAAAGGTTTGAGAAGCACTTAGCTAGACGATTGAGGTGGATCAGGAGGGGACCAAGAACCAGTCAGGGGGGGCATGGGAAATCAAAAAATGCTATCATATACATATAGGCccatatatagatgtatataagCATATCAATGTAAGCATTGCTCAGATGAGTTGTTATCACTTTAATAGAGCTATTAATAGAGCTAGTAATTAATTTAACAATATAAAGATGAATAAGCCTGCTTTTAGAAAAACCATAGCACACTTATTGCTTTAACGTGCGACGTGAGACAGCTGAGCTACCGTacattgatttgtttttgtcgtaaactaggttCTACTGGCTAGGAAAGAGACAAATTAAGGTGCGCCAGACAGAACAGCGCCTCCACGAGTCCCACCGAGGCAATGACCCCCTCATGTGAGAGGTTATTCTTTATGCAGTGAGTATTGACATTTTCGGTTCAATTGCATGGCAAGCTGCATATTTATATGCTATTAATATTTTTCTGAATAATCTCTAAAGATGGAATGTGGAATATACCTGAATTATCTAAATAATCAACCACATTATTCTAAGTGTCTGGGAAGATGGAGGAGTCTATGCtcttaaattgtgtgtgtgtgtgtgtgtgtgtgtgtgtgtgtgtgtgtgtgtgtgtgtgtgtgtgtgtgtgtgtgtgtgtgtgtgtgtgtgtgtgtgtgtgtgtgtgtgtgtgtgtgtgtgtgtgtgtgtgtgttatgtccaGGGTCAAGTTACCGCAGTCCACAGGTGACAGCCATGCCGCAAATtgtagggcgggggggggggtgttgtacTCATCCTGACCAATTTTATGGTAATGAGGGCATTCAATTCTTCTGAAGATATGTTTGGAGGCTCGAACCCAACCAGGAGTAATGGAAATGGTGGGTGATCTAGGGGTCTAGCATACTTTGGAATGAGCTGAAGACAGTGTTGTgtgaatattaataataactataatatataattaaacATTATAtcaaccttgtttatataattactagTCAATTTACAAGGAACTGTTTAAATTCCTTGGACCTAAAGATATCTCCCTTCCTCTGTAGCCACGAAGTCTAATACTAAGACCATGCCAAACAACTGAATTCTTCgttgtgtagattcctttatCCGTCTTGCCGCAATGTCCACCTCACCTATAATTTATTGCAATTTAACTTGGTCCCTCCCAACATGGCAGATCCTAAATTCTCCACGATTGTCACTCCCCCtaacttttgttttatttgtattaatccACAATGTGAAAGTTTCCCAATAAGAAACATGTAAACCCATCGTCTCATTGAATGTTTACTTGTTAACTTTAATGCCTGtatcttcccatgatcatgctttaaaTGTAATCAATTATTTTGCAATCCGAAGTGTCCAAAAAATTGTTATTGATGTCTGTGTGAAGAATTTCTTAACAATAAagctgaaatatatatatttattttagaaaTATCCGAAAGCGTCTTTAAATCGTGATAAAACCTTAAAGTAGTAATTTGAACATAAACAGGATAAAGGTGTCAATCAAAGCGTCCCGTTGACCCGTGTCAACTCACCCCAATGCCCGTGTGCATTGATCATGTGCTCACGCAAATGTCTTGGATCGCTGAAGCTGGCCTTGCACTGGAGACACacgcagggcttctccccagagtgaatcctcatgtggatcttcaggtggtaactctgactgaagcgcttcatgcattgttc contains:
- the LOC130385277 gene encoding uncharacterized protein LOC130385277 isoform X6, whose product is MSPCGSIMEEQLSSIMDVLAKSAVSEISQLFSEGSASLRLQITQSRKENELLRMRMKVMRSELFSLRLQTRSNASRAESGFALARANISKLRTKSLENGPKPPMDHKAVVHPPFHSPSKSEALSVTSPAEETPGIILIKIEEDIGGCRPAEDCDAFGDRISQSGATLESLHVDAPGSSHVSSQNTELRILSVHRQGGGQLVVEGHDTLFTASELEALNSLSAHNSVAKSLDCGAWLDCRKELAVQVENSPTHLPSKRDPRQHFDQGRSGYWWMHPTCSRLQ
- the LOC130385277 gene encoding uncharacterized protein LOC130385277 isoform X7, producing the protein MSPCGSIMEEQLSSIMDVLAKSAVSEISQLFSEGSASLRLQITQSRKENELLRMRMKVMRSELFSLRLQTRSNASRAESGFALARANISKLRTKSLENGPKPPMDHKAVVHPPFHSPSKSEALSVTSPAEETPGIILIKIEEDIGGCRPAEDCDAFGDRISQSGATLESLHVDAPGSSHVSSQNTELRILSVHRQGGGQLVVEGHDTLFTASELEALNSLSAHNSVAKSLDCGAWLDCRKELAVQVENSPTHLPSKTGDPRQHFDQGRSGYWWMHPTCR